CAATGGTgtgtgattctcaaaaaaaaaaaaaaaaaaaaaaaaaaaaaaaaaaaaaaaaatttgcaatggtACGTGAGCTGATGTTGTGATGTGTCTATGTTTTTCACAATTAAGGGCCCATTTGGTAGAAAagtttgagtaatattgtttgtagtattttgaaatacatgtatatgaaaatgtgtataaaaatgtatataatgttgtttaaaaactgaaaatgtgtTGTTTAGATACTTTACCAAACAAGGCCTTAGATTTTGTAGACGCAgtgttttcttcatttatttaaaaactggAAATATCATGAGACATTAAAACGGAAGAGGTGTCAAACCCATTGATGTCTCTAATGAAAACACTAAAAAGTATCAATAATCACAAAGTTAAATCCACGTTGCCCAAATAATTGGACTTCAAAATAATGAAACCAAAACTTTGTCTCTGTCTGGGCCTGGATTccccatccttttttttttttttttttttgctgagtgATTCCCCATCCTAATGTTATTCGCCTTTGGATTGTCTGTTTTATAGGAAGTTTAGGCCTGCTTGGCAGCTAAAAATTTGGGCCACATCAAAAGTGAGAACCTATTTATATCCTGAACTTCAGCCCAGTCCAAAGCTATAACTTTTAACtgatatttgaactttcaactttcaacttaTGGCTACGTGGACTTGCGGCTAGAGACATAGCCGTGGACTTGGACCAGGCTTATAGGCTTTTCGAAGGTTCAACCCTACTTGTTTCTTACTTCAACCAACTAGAGTCAAGATTAACAGGAAAATTGGATTTCTTTACCCATCTTTAATCGACTATCAATTAGACACTTGACactatatacaaaaaaaattaaaataaacagatctgcttcttgaattttttttgtaaaacacAAAATGGTAAAATACAATTAACACCCTGAAGTTTAGGCTAATTAAGACCAAGTCGTTAATCACTATGAGAGAAAGTAGGAAAATGAATAACaatttaggctgtgtttggttgccgtaaaacgttttccagaaaatacatattttccggaaatgctaatttctggaaaaggaaaatatttctgtgtgtttggttgcatttcaaaaaattttccggaaaatattttctagtgtttggaaaagaagaaaggaaaacacaaatcagAAAACACAACTCAGAAAACACATCCAGAAAACCCGCCGGCGCGAaggcgatctcgccggcgcgaaggcgatctcgccggcgcgatcgcgttcgcgagatcgcgatctcgccggcgcgaacgatcgcgatcgtcgatcgacgagagacgagcgcgctcgtcgatcgcgatcgtcgatcgacgagagacgatcgcgctcgtcgatcgacgcgagacgatcgcgatcgacgagAGACGATCGCGATCGTGCACCGCGCCGCTCGTCGGCGCGGTGCGATCGTCGGACGAGCGGCGCGatcgtccctctctctctctgatctgggctctctcttctctctctctctctctctctctttttccggaagtaaaatgaagtgaaaatgaaggcaGATTTCATTTTCCGTGGTCAAACGGAAAATTCGTGGTCaaccggaaatgattttccggaaaataacgttttccgtgacagccaaacaccgaattttccggaaaatcatttccggaattAGTTTGAAGTCAATTCAAACGCACCCTTAAAAACCAGGTTGGTCagttttaaaatctttttaacattttttattaactaTATATTTTACCCAACACAAAATTTGTAACATTATTGACCATGTACtattttatgtataaataaataattaaacaaaaaaaaaatcaaattgagttGCTTACACGAGCTTTTTAGCTCGTGTATGAACATATATACTCAGAAATTCAAACCCCTGTTCTCTCTTCTGGAAGGCGTATGGTTTGGTGAAGCCTTGTTGGGAAGTTTTAAAATACAATTGAACCCAAATCTCACTCCCACCTTGCTTTACTAGAGAAAATTCCATATGTTCCTCAAAGCTGCTAATGACCAATTTGTACATCAAAAAGGAAGGTCTTTCAGCCAACTATTGAAAACTAATAAAGACCTCAATCTAAATCATGTACTTCTGCTTTTCTTACAAGATGAGAcctattttctttgtaaatgcCAAGTATCAAAGGAAGGAATACAATTTATAAAAACCTAGTTCTCATACTAGATCTTTGATTTCTCAGTTTAGACTCTGTTCTGGGCAGTTTCACAAATACAAAACCTTTATCTAATTTTGCTAACAGAAATTCCTCAAAAACACCCAGCTCAGCCCTAAATGAATCCCAATTTCCATCAAAGCTCGTATTTCAAGTTTAAATTAtgtataacaaataattattcCAATCCGGGTAACAAAATTGGAATCCAGTTAGGGCAAATTGGATCTGCAAATAGAGCACCAAACGAAGAACTCTCATGATATAAACCCAAACAAACGAATAGCAAAATAATTGTAAGAGAATAGCAAGAAAGTTTAAAATTCATATCAGTCTATTCATGATTCACTTAAATCAACATCAATTAAGTCCGATTACAACAAAAACCCCTAATTTGAAACATAACCCAAAtactaaaccctaaccctaaccctaactcTTAACTCTAATCTCCTTCTTAACCTCCAAACCCATAGAGAGTCCTACCCTGCCTCTTCAAAGCGTAAACAACATCCATGGCAGTAACGGTCTTGCGGCGAGCGTGCTCGGTGTAGGTCACAGCATCGCGAATCACGTTCTCCAAGAAGATCTTGAGGACGCCACGTGTCTCCTCGTAGATAAGACCGCTGATACGCTTGACTCCGCCACGCCTGGCCAAACGCCGAATGGCAGGCTTGGTAATTCCCTGGATGTTATCCCTCAGAACCTTACGGTGCCGTTTCGCTCCTCCCTTTCCCAAACCCTTGCCTCCCTTTCCTCTTCCTGAcattttttctctctgactctttgattttttgagagattgattgtttgttttttgtttttgatgggaaggtGAGAGAGAACACTGGTGGGTTTATATAGGGGGAGGGGGCGGTGTTG
This DNA window, taken from Quercus robur chromosome 2, dhQueRobu3.1, whole genome shotgun sequence, encodes the following:
- the LOC126715816 gene encoding histone H4; translation: MSGRGKGGKGLGKGGAKRHRKVLRDNIQGITKPAIRRLARRGGVKRISGLIYEETRGVLKIFLENVIRDAVTYTEHARRKTVTAMDVVYALKRQGRTLYGFGG